A portion of the Saccharospirillaceae bacterium genome contains these proteins:
- a CDS encoding glutathione S-transferase — protein sequence MITLHHLNNSRSQRIIWLLEELGVDYQIKHYQRDEKTSLAPKALEAVHPLGKSPVITDGEQTIAESGLIIDYLMQTYGATELPQSTESDTKWQSQYWLHYAEGSLMPLLLIALMFEKVRTAPMPFFIKPIARTIADKAMAAYAGPNMQKHLGYINNHLADKQWLCGEHKTAADYQMIFPLEAALTRGATREAFPHVARYVDQIHALPSYKTALEKGGPYDYA from the coding sequence ATGATCACCTTGCACCATCTGAACAACTCTCGTTCGCAGCGTATTATCTGGTTGCTGGAAGAGCTTGGCGTCGACTACCAGATAAAACACTATCAACGTGATGAAAAAACATCACTCGCCCCCAAAGCACTGGAAGCTGTTCACCCGCTTGGCAAATCACCGGTCATCACCGATGGCGAGCAAACCATTGCGGAATCCGGTCTGATTATTGATTACCTGATGCAAACCTACGGTGCTACCGAGCTTCCGCAAAGCACAGAGAGCGATACCAAATGGCAAAGCCAATACTGGTTACATTATGCTGAAGGATCATTAATGCCACTGCTGTTGATCGCATTAATGTTTGAAAAAGTACGAACCGCACCCATGCCATTCTTTATCAAACCGATTGCTCGCACTATCGCAGATAAAGCAATGGCAGCCTATGCCGGTCCAAACATGCAGAAGCATCTGGGGTATATCAATAACCATCTTGCGGATAAACAGTGGTTATGCGGTGAGCACAAGACTGCCGCAGATTATCAGATGATTTTCCCACTGGAAGCGGCACTCACAAGAGGCGCAACCCGCGAGGCATTTCCTCATGTCGCTCGTTACGTTGACCAGATCCATGCATTACCCAGCTATAAAACAGCACTGGAAAAAGGCGGTCCTTACGATTACGCCTGA
- a CDS encoding fatty acid cis/trans isomerase: MFLSIWSRVAKSLHNVRLILLIIFLASCSSVAILSEDLDALYGKTFITDRRLPADNANAQHFNQQVKPILENRCVVCHGCYDAPCQLKLNSPEGIMRGANPELVYNGTRILASTPNRLGIDATSTEQWRGRGFHTILNERSQTAAINSQNSVMYQMLALKQAYPDASDDDSSLLSDDITLGLDREQQCATRQDFNEFAQQHPLWGMPYALPALNENEHNTLSDWIKNGAPMSLPAELPIAIAEQRDQWEQYLNQNSLKQQLASRYIYEHWYLGNLYFSDVPLFTKAEPVHRPEFFFKLVRSATPPGLPIKPIATRRPYDDPAVKRVYYRLQLNPASIVAKNHMPYRLNQARMDWLTALFIDPDYTVKELPGYDTHVAANPFIAFRDLPVGSRYRFMLQEAQYTIMGYIKGPVCRGQVALNVIDDHFWVFFSDPSNEDDEYVAEFLDQQSSNLRLPGEAESNSGIVTNWLKYSYLQGQYLKAKREILKKYSEPTDKFDTSLIWDGEKRNPNAALTVFRHFDSSTVVKGLAGQNPKTAWVITYPLLERIHYLLVAEFDVYGNIGHQLLTRLYMDFLRMEGEFNFLALLPQKHRIELADYWYRDTSEEVKEFLVTHGKQMIRDPDIHYTTDNPKAELFEQLKRRLGAALDEKYSLQQQLQPEQLSIVSSINNVRGITANLMPEMSLLMVDGYLGQQQLFSIIRNSGHSNINGLLTEDDNRLFEEDYLTLVPGVLGSYPGAMYRVSAFRLPDFVADLRTMEDEEDYRRFVDYYGVRRTNSSFWHHSDQVHNAFFKQDPLNAGLLDFNRLENR, from the coding sequence ATGTTTCTATCAATATGGTCACGGGTTGCCAAATCACTGCATAATGTGCGTCTGATACTGCTCATTATCTTTCTTGCCAGTTGCAGCAGCGTCGCTATCTTATCGGAAGACCTTGATGCACTGTATGGCAAAACATTCATCACCGACCGCCGCCTACCGGCAGACAATGCCAATGCTCAGCACTTTAACCAACAGGTTAAACCCATCCTGGAAAATCGCTGTGTCGTTTGCCATGGCTGCTACGATGCACCTTGTCAGCTGAAGTTGAACTCACCAGAGGGCATCATGCGTGGAGCAAACCCCGAGCTGGTTTATAACGGCACACGTATTCTTGCCTCAACACCCAATCGCCTGGGCATTGATGCCACGTCTACAGAGCAATGGCGAGGGCGTGGTTTTCATACCATCCTCAATGAACGCAGCCAGACAGCAGCCATTAATAGTCAGAACTCTGTAATGTATCAGATGCTGGCACTGAAACAGGCGTATCCTGACGCCAGCGACGATGATAGCTCCCTGCTCAGCGATGACATCACTCTTGGTCTCGATCGGGAACAGCAATGTGCAACAAGACAGGACTTTAATGAGTTCGCCCAACAACATCCGTTATGGGGAATGCCTTATGCACTTCCGGCACTCAACGAAAACGAACACAATACCTTGTCTGACTGGATCAAAAATGGGGCACCCATGTCACTACCAGCAGAATTGCCCATTGCGATCGCTGAACAGCGTGACCAATGGGAACAATATCTCAATCAGAACTCGTTGAAGCAGCAGCTCGCCAGCCGCTATATTTATGAACACTGGTATCTGGGAAATTTATATTTCTCTGACGTGCCATTATTCACCAAAGCGGAACCGGTTCATCGACCAGAATTTTTCTTTAAATTAGTACGTTCAGCGACCCCACCCGGCTTGCCGATTAAACCGATTGCGACTCGCCGTCCGTATGACGACCCCGCAGTAAAGCGGGTTTATTATCGCTTACAATTAAATCCGGCCAGCATCGTCGCTAAAAATCATATGCCCTATCGCTTAAATCAGGCGCGTATGGACTGGTTGACCGCACTCTTTATCGATCCAGACTACACCGTCAAAGAGCTACCAGGTTACGACACTCACGTCGCAGCGAACCCATTTATTGCTTTTCGTGATTTACCTGTAGGTTCGCGCTATCGCTTTATGCTGCAGGAAGCCCAATACACCATTATGGGTTACATCAAAGGACCAGTATGTCGCGGACAGGTAGCACTGAACGTGATCGACGATCACTTTTGGGTATTTTTCAGTGACCCATCTAACGAAGACGACGAATACGTCGCTGAGTTTCTGGATCAACAAAGTAGTAATCTGCGCCTGCCCGGTGAAGCTGAAAGCAATTCTGGCATTGTCACCAACTGGTTAAAGTACAGCTATCTACAAGGCCAGTATCTGAAAGCCAAGCGCGAAATTCTGAAGAAGTATTCCGAGCCAACCGACAAGTTTGATACCAGCCTGATCTGGGATGGTGAAAAACGAAATCCCAATGCCGCTCTGACCGTATTCCGACATTTTGACAGCTCAACCGTTGTAAAAGGATTAGCTGGCCAAAACCCAAAAACAGCCTGGGTGATTACCTATCCGTTACTCGAACGTATTCATTACCTGTTAGTGGCCGAGTTTGATGTGTATGGAAATATTGGCCATCAATTATTAACCCGACTCTATATGGATTTTCTGAGAATGGAGGGTGAGTTCAATTTCCTGGCATTATTGCCACAGAAACATCGCATTGAACTGGCTGATTATTGGTACCGCGATACCAGTGAAGAAGTGAAAGAATTTCTGGTTACCCACGGAAAACAGATGATTCGAGACCCGGATATTCACTACACCACGGATAATCCGAAAGCCGAATTATTTGAGCAATTAAAACGGCGTCTGGGGGCGGCCCTGGACGAAAAATACTCTCTGCAGCAGCAACTCCAACCAGAACAATTAAGCATCGTCTCTTCGATCAATAATGTACGTGGAATAACGGCCAATTTGATGCCGGAAATGTCGCTGCTCATGGTAGATGGTTATCTCGGTCAGCAGCAACTCTTCAGTATTATCCGAAATAGTGGGCACAGTAATATTAATGGTCTTCTCACCGAAGATGATAACCGTCTGTTCGAGGAAGATTACCTGACTCTGGTGCCAGGCGTTCTCGGTTCTTACCCGGGGGCGATGTATCGCGTTTCAGCATTTCGTCTCCCTGATTTTGTCGCTGATCTCAGGACAATGGAAGATGAAGAGGACTATCGCCGTTTCGTTGACTATTACGGCGTAAGGAGAACCAATAGCAGCTTCTGGCACCACAGTGATCAGGTGCACAACGCGTTTTTTAAACAGGATCCTTTAAATGCTGGGTTATTAGATTTTAACCGTTTGGAAAATCGCTGA